Proteins co-encoded in one Macrobrachium rosenbergii isolate ZJJX-2024 chromosome 54, ASM4041242v1, whole genome shotgun sequence genomic window:
- the LOC136834506 gene encoding uncharacterized protein yields MKIAVLLGLVAVAAAAYLPYGPASTNSLYLSHPIAYHKPYVYPAAPHYLPSFYPSVQPVVFGHGYPHPYGFGLGHPFYPYVSRTTPESTSEEPSTEEPATEVPQE; encoded by the exons ATGAAGATCGCG GTTTTATTAGGCCTTGTGGCTGTGGCTGCGGCTGCTTATTTACCGTACGGACCTGCATCCACTAACAGCCTGTACTTGTCACACCCAATAGCCTACCACAAGCCATATGTCTACCCTGCAGCCCCACACTACCTACCCTCCTTCTACC CCTCCGTTCAGCCAGTCGTCTTCGGGCATGGATACCCACATCCCTATGGCTTTGGACTGGGACACCCTTTCTACCCATACGTGTCAAGGACTACTCCGGAATCCACCTCTGAAGAACCTTCCACTGAGGAACCCGCCACAGAAGTACCTCAGGAATAG